A genomic segment from Candidatus Paceibacterota bacterium encodes:
- a CDS encoding ribonuclease HI family protein has protein sequence MKHITIYTDGGARNNPGPAGAGVVIVGDDGKVIEETSRFLGVQTNNWAEYEAVILGLHTAKDLGFAEEKILFKLDSQLVVEQLNGNYRIKMPTLRDQYNRIQEMLKDMPHVTFTHIPRAENAEADRLANEAMDRGE, from the coding sequence ATGAAACACATCACGATCTATACCGACGGAGGTGCGCGAAATAACCCAGGGCCGGCTGGAGCCGGTGTTGTTATTGTGGGGGATGACGGGAAGGTTATTGAAGAGACCTCGCGGTTTCTTGGTGTGCAGACAAACAACTGGGCGGAGTATGAAGCGGTTATCCTTGGACTCCATACCGCGAAAGATCTCGGATTTGCAGAGGAAAAGATACTTTTTAAGCTTGATAGCCAACTCGTGGTCGAGCAGCTCAATGGTAACTACCGTATTAAGATGCCCACACTTCGCGATCAATACAACCGGATCCAAGAGATGCTCAAAGACATGCCACATGTTACCTTCACGCATATACCGCGCGCGGAGAACGCAGAAGCGGACCGACTCGCGAATGAAGCTATGGACCGCGGGGAGTAG